TAACCTTCTTGCTTTATCCAGACTTACGTTATCCGGCCAGCTATTCAATGGTGCAAAACGCTGCTGACCTGCTCCGGCTCCTCCTCTTCCGTCTCCCACACGATACGTTCCGGCACTATGCCATGCCATACGGATAAACAAAGGACCATAGTGTCCGAAGTCTGCAGGCCACCAATCCTGTGAATCCGTCATTAATGCATGAAGATCTCTTTTTACAGCTTCAAGATCCAGGCTTTTAAATGCTTCAGCATAATTAAAATCTTTATCCATTGGATCGGATAAAGAGGAATGCTGACGTAAAATATCAACTCTTAACTGATTAGGCCACCATTGTTGATTTTGAGTTCCGCCACCAGCTACATTTTGTTTCATTGTTCCATTATGAAACGGACATTTACTGATGTCATTTGAATCTTTTTCCATTGTCGTTTAAATTTTAATATTGATTAATACCGTTTATCTGATCTGAACAAGACAAACTTACAACAACCCATTCAATAAATACGATCTATTGATAAAATTTTTACGATAGTTAAAAACTATAATAAAACTTCTACAGCCCTTGTCTTATTTATTGCAATAAGTTAGCTATATTTAATTGAAAATGAAGCAAAATCAAAACACAGGCCTCCTATTTAGAATGATTCTATCCTTCATAATAAGGAAAAAAAGATTACATTTAAACATATAAACACTAAAATTCAAAAGCATGAAAAAAATATTGATCATCCTTCTGGTAGCTTTTATTATCATTCAGTTTTTTCCTATTGACAAGACCAATCCACCGCTGAATCCGGGTATGGATTTTTTAAAAATAAAAAAAACACAACCTGAGGTCGCCAAACTCATCCGTACATCGTGCTACGACTGTCACTCCAACGAAACGAAGTATCCATGGTACTCAAGCATTGCTCCTTCATCGTGGTTTCTCAAAAATCATATTGATGAAGGCAGAAAGAATTTAAATTTCTCTACCTTTGCAATGTATGAACCTGAAAGACAGGCACACAAATTGCAGGAATGTATTGAAATGATTGAGAAAGAGGAAATGCCTCTGGAATCCTATATTGTCGGTCATCAGGACGCAAAATTAACCCCTGAACAGAGAAAGCAGCTTATACAATATTTTAAAAAAGTAAAAGCAGAAACTGAACGGTCGATGGTATTTTAAAAAAAGTGTTATGCAGGAAAATTGGCAGGATAAATATATTGTCTTCTTTGACGGAGATTGTGGAGTTTGTAATTTCTGGGTACAGTGGATCCTGGAACGCGACAAAAAAAACAAATTCCTTTTTGCTTCTTTACAATCGGATTTCGGCCAGAAGTTCTTATCCGAAAGAGGGTTGGAGACTACTGTTTTCAATACAATGTATCTTTGGAAACCTAATCAGTACTATCTGGTAAAATCTAGAGCTGTTCTTCAGATTGCTCAACTTTTGGGCGGCGTATACCAACTTATTGCGGCCGGAAAAATCATACCGACTTTCTTAAGTGACCAGGTATATGATTTGATTTCAAGAAACAGAATGAAACTTGCTGCTCAAAAATGCTATCTGCCTGATCAAAATCAGAAAAGAAAGTTTATAGAAGTTTAAATTCCTGAATTACAAATGGCAAGTATCATGATATGATTTCACAATACCTGCCATTAAGTAATATTACATATTCTGATTTTCGTATCGAAATTCTAAAATTTTTTCTTCCTTAAATCATTAAACGTGATAAATCTTTGCTGAATCATTAAATAAATTTAGGATTCTGTTCTACAATTATTGATTTAATGACCAAACAGAATAACTATTAGGAGGACATTGAATTTTCACTCTCTTATCAGCCTGTGTTGTAGGATACCAGGTTGATGCTCCTGTAAAATCCTTGATCTGCTGATTGCTCCAATTGGTGTCTACCCATCTTTCCTGCCAGCTTGATGAAGTGTTAATATAAACCACCAGTCCAGGATTACCATTATATCCGTTACGTCTCGCAATATACTCATCATTATCTGTGTAGAGAATAGAGGTTGTCCCTGTTGCTTTATTGTTATGAATCCAGATGAGATTATTTAATCTTTCTTTATTAAGCCACTCCTCGTAATCCCTGTAAAATATGGTAGGATACCCTTCATGAGTCAGGATATAAGCATATGCAGGCATCTTGTTATAAATAATATCAGTATCATGGTTAGCGACAAAAGTAACGGCTTTGTATGGATTTCTTTTCCACATCATATCATCATTCAAAACATTGAGATTTCCGTTATCAAATGCTTCATCCATTTTATAATAGGCCGCAAAATCAAATACAGAACTGTTTGCATTATTTGCCCATGATTCCAGTGTATTAACATTGGAATCCCATAATTCCCCTACCGAAAAACCGCCTACCTTCGCATTCCAGTTATTAACCACCCACGCACCAAAACCTTTTACATAATCAAATCTCCATCCATCAAACTTCATTACATTCTTATAGTATTTACCAACGGAATCATCTCTTCCCCAAAGCCAGTCCTGAACATGGGGATTAGCATGGCATAAATCCGGAAAACCGCCGAAAGAGCCTTCGTCGTTATTTCCGTAGGCATTTTTATAAAAATCATTGTAGTTTCTGGTAAATTTTCCTGAAGCTATTCCTGAAAAATTCGTCCATGTATTGGTTCCAGTATAAGGATTTGCTTCCGACTGCCCTCCACTGTTATGGTTGATCACAATATCCGCATAAACCTGCATGTTTTCTGAGTGTGCTTTGGTGATCAATGCTTCCAGCTCAGCCCTCGAACCAAAACGGGTTTCCACACTTCCGTTTTGATTAAAGTTTCCAAAATCGTAATAGTCGGTAGGATCATATCCCATTGAATAAGCTCCGTTCTGTGCTTTGGATGCGGGAGGTAACCAAACTGCCCCGATTCCTGCATTGGACCAACCGGTAAGTTTATCTTTTACTGTATTCCACCAGTTTCCGCCATCCGGAACATCCCAGTAGAAACCCTGCATCAGAACACTTCCTCCCGGACCTGCAACAAATTTACCATTTACTGACTCTTTTCCAGTACTGAACGGCCTTCCATCATGACGAGTGACCTGTACTATTTTGGAATGAACTTCTTGTTCCCCCGAAGTGTTCCCGACTCCTTCATCATTGGTTTCACAGGAATTCATGATTCCCAAAGCCATTAATGAAAATAAGAAAGATGTTTTTTTCATAGTCTGTTTTTTAATTATTAATATAATAACTAAATTACACTTTTATTAAAATAAATTCCACTTAACGTGAATAAATTTACTTAGACTCAAATATATGCTCTAAAATAGTATCATAAATTTTCATTAAAAAATCATAAACTTTTAAGATTATCGGCACAATTTTTCTTTTAATCCATATATTTGCATATTATGGAATATAACACCCAAAAAACGCAACTTAATATGCCGGAATACGGCAGAATTATACAACAGTTGGTTGAGCGTTGCAAAGAACTCCCTTCTAAAGAGGAGAGAAATGAAATGGCAATGGCAATCATCGATTTTATGGGACAAAGAAACCCACAACTTCGCGACGAAGAAAATTATAAACATAAACTTTGGGATCATCTTTACATTTTAGCCAATCATGATCTTGATGTAGATTCTCCTTATCCTTTTCCGACGAAAGAACAGCTTGAAGAAAAGCCAAAGAGAATGGAATACCCGAAACTTCAGGGTGATTTTAAATTTTACGGAAAAAGTATTCTTCAATTAATTGAAAAGGCTATAGAGCTTGAGGCCGGAGATGAAAAAGAAGCTCTTATTGAAGTGATTGCCAACAACATGAAGAAATCCTATAATGTTTATAATAAAGAGCATGTTACTGATGATGTGATTTTCCGTCATTTGAAAGAGCTTTCGGAAAACAGACTGGACCTTACAGGTATAGAATCCCTTGAGAAAAGTAAAATCTATTACAATACCAACAACCGAGGCAACAACAATAACAATAGTAATCGCAACAGCAATAATAAAAATCAAACCAACAAAAGAAGACATAACAATAACAACCATAAAAACAGAAAGTAAATGAGTGGAACGTTTCAAATAAGAGGAGGAAAAAGACTGCAAGGTGAAATTACTCCACAAGGGGCAAAAAATGAAGCTTTACAAATTTTATGTGCAGTTTTACTAACTGATGAGGAGGTAACCATTAAAAACATTCCTGACATTCACGACGTAAACAGGTTAATTGAAATTCTAGGCGATTTTGGTGTAAAAATCACTAAAAACGGGCCTGGAAATTACACTTTTAAGGCTGATCACGTTAATTTCGACTATGTAAAATCCAGCGAATTCAAAAAGGACGGTGCTAAATTACGTGGTTCTATTATGCTTATGGGCCCTATGCTGGCCAGATATGGTGAAGCTTATATGCCAACTCCGGGTGGAGACAAAATCGGACGACGACGACTGGACACTCATTTCCAGGGGTTAGTAGAATTAGGTGCCGAATTTCACTATGACGAAGAAGAATATTTTTACTCTTTAAAAGCTAAGGAGCTAAACGGGAAATTCATCTTACTGGAGGAGGCTTCAGTAACCGGTACTGCAAACATTGTTATGGCAGCAGTATTGGCGAAAGGAAAAACAAGAATTTACAATGCAGCTTGTGAACCTTATCTTCAGCAACTTTGTAAGATGCTGAACAGAATGGGAGCTAATATTTCCGGAATAGGTTCAAACCTATTAACGATTGAAGGAGTTACCCATTTGCGAGGTACGGAACATACGATGCTTCCCGACATGGTAGAAATAGGTTCATGGATTGGTCTTGCTGCAATGACAAAATCCGAGCTTACTATAAAAAATGTAAACTGGAATCAGCTGGGAGTAATCCCTAATACCTTCAGAAAATTGGGAATCCAGCTTGAACAAAGCAACGATGACATTTATATTCCGGCTCAGGAAAATTATAAAATTCAGAAATTCATTGATGGATCTATCCTTACTATTTCGGATGCTCCATGGCCGGGATTCACTCCTGACCTGCTTTCTATTATCCTGGT
The sequence above is drawn from the Chryseobacterium daecheongense genome and encodes:
- a CDS encoding heme-binding domain-containing protein; protein product: MKKILIILLVAFIIIQFFPIDKTNPPLNPGMDFLKIKKTQPEVAKLIRTSCYDCHSNETKYPWYSSIAPSSWFLKNHIDEGRKNLNFSTFAMYEPERQAHKLQECIEMIEKEEMPLESYIVGHQDAKLTPEQRKQLIQYFKKVKAETERSMVF
- a CDS encoding DCC1-like thiol-disulfide oxidoreductase family protein, whose amino-acid sequence is MQENWQDKYIVFFDGDCGVCNFWVQWILERDKKNKFLFASLQSDFGQKFLSERGLETTVFNTMYLWKPNQYYLVKSRAVLQIAQLLGGVYQLIAAGKIIPTFLSDQVYDLISRNRMKLAAQKCYLPDQNQKRKFIEV
- a CDS encoding alpha-amylase, translated to MKKTSFLFSLMALGIMNSCETNDEGVGNTSGEQEVHSKIVQVTRHDGRPFSTGKESVNGKFVAGPGGSVLMQGFYWDVPDGGNWWNTVKDKLTGWSNAGIGAVWLPPASKAQNGAYSMGYDPTDYYDFGNFNQNGSVETRFGSRAELEALITKAHSENMQVYADIVINHNSGGQSEANPYTGTNTWTNFSGIASGKFTRNYNDFYKNAYGNNDEGSFGGFPDLCHANPHVQDWLWGRDDSVGKYYKNVMKFDGWRFDYVKGFGAWVVNNWNAKVGGFSVGELWDSNVNTLESWANNANSSVFDFAAYYKMDEAFDNGNLNVLNDDMMWKRNPYKAVTFVANHDTDIIYNKMPAYAYILTHEGYPTIFYRDYEEWLNKERLNNLIWIHNNKATGTTSILYTDNDEYIARRNGYNGNPGLVVYINTSSSWQERWVDTNWSNQQIKDFTGASTWYPTTQADKRVKIQCPPNSYSVWSLNQ
- a CDS encoding DUF4290 domain-containing protein, with protein sequence MEYNTQKTQLNMPEYGRIIQQLVERCKELPSKEERNEMAMAIIDFMGQRNPQLRDEENYKHKLWDHLYILANHDLDVDSPYPFPTKEQLEEKPKRMEYPKLQGDFKFYGKSILQLIEKAIELEAGDEKEALIEVIANNMKKSYNVYNKEHVTDDVIFRHLKELSENRLDLTGIESLEKSKIYYNTNNRGNNNNNSNRNSNNKNQTNKRRHNNNNHKNRK
- the murA gene encoding UDP-N-acetylglucosamine 1-carboxyvinyltransferase, with translation MSGTFQIRGGKRLQGEITPQGAKNEALQILCAVLLTDEEVTIKNIPDIHDVNRLIEILGDFGVKITKNGPGNYTFKADHVNFDYVKSSEFKKDGAKLRGSIMLMGPMLARYGEAYMPTPGGDKIGRRRLDTHFQGLVELGAEFHYDEEEYFYSLKAKELNGKFILLEEASVTGTANIVMAAVLAKGKTRIYNAACEPYLQQLCKMLNRMGANISGIGSNLLTIEGVTHLRGTEHTMLPDMVEIGSWIGLAAMTKSELTIKNVNWNQLGVIPNTFRKLGIQLEQSNDDIYIPAQENYKIQKFIDGSILTISDAPWPGFTPDLLSIILVVATQAKGSILVHQKMFESRLFFVDKLIDMGAQIILCDPHRATVIGLNQEAPLRGTTMVSPDIRAGNALLIAALSAEGKSIIHNIEQIDRGYENIDGRLKAIGADIERI